One genomic region from Actinocatenispora thailandica encodes:
- a CDS encoding ferritin-like domain-containing protein: protein MAFDISNYKNNSVRVKFDDVDYDSFRERPLTPAALRTLRYMSDVESHTICYLRDLLVTPSHKDPEVTAFLTHWAYEEFWHGEALDEVLRVHGVLADYAHIREVRLAQGIKDRLAPINQALAANIIGEDFVAVHMSWGAINEWSAHAAYARMMQREDHPELTKLLKRVQKQETRHLAFYASQAKDRLERSAKARKLTRFAMKAFWGPVGSTIEPKRETAFVLSYLLGGAEGAKHIERIDRKMDELPGLGGMDLVRRAVAKFGVGPGVAERQQSLLHRLSGLRAAAAPRARTVAGALTRPIEVPPSAPSSGEHTATA from the coding sequence GTGGCCTTCGACATCAGCAATTACAAGAACAACTCGGTGCGGGTCAAGTTCGACGACGTCGACTACGACTCGTTCCGGGAACGCCCGCTCACCCCGGCGGCGCTGCGCACTCTGCGTTACATGTCCGACGTAGAGAGCCACACGATCTGCTATCTGCGCGACCTGCTCGTCACCCCCTCGCACAAGGACCCGGAGGTGACCGCGTTCCTCACCCACTGGGCGTACGAGGAGTTCTGGCACGGCGAGGCGCTCGACGAGGTGTTGCGGGTGCACGGCGTGTTGGCCGACTACGCGCACATTCGTGAGGTGCGGCTCGCGCAGGGCATCAAGGACCGGCTGGCACCGATCAACCAGGCGCTCGCGGCGAACATCATCGGGGAGGATTTTGTCGCCGTGCACATGTCCTGGGGCGCGATCAACGAGTGGTCGGCGCACGCCGCGTACGCGCGGATGATGCAGCGGGAGGACCACCCGGAGCTGACCAAGCTGCTCAAGCGGGTGCAGAAGCAGGAGACCCGGCATCTGGCCTTCTACGCCTCGCAGGCGAAGGACCGGTTGGAGCGTTCCGCCAAGGCGCGCAAGCTGACCCGGTTCGCGATGAAGGCGTTCTGGGGCCCGGTCGGCTCCACGATCGAGCCGAAGCGGGAGACCGCGTTCGTGCTCAGCTACCTGCTGGGTGGCGCGGAGGGCGCCAAGCACATCGAGCGGATCGACCGCAAGATGGACGAGCTGCCGGGTCTCGGCGGGATGGACCTGGTCCGCCGGGCGGTCGCGAAGTTCGGCGTCGGTCCGGGTGTCGCGGAGCGGCAGCAGTCGCTGCTGCACCGGCTGAGCGGGCTGCGTGCCGCGGCGGCACCGCGGGCCCGCACCGTCGCCGGCGCGCTGACCCGTCCGATCGAGGTCCCGCCGTCGGCGCCGAGTTCGGGTGAGCACACCGCGACCGCCTGA
- a CDS encoding DUF3073 domain-containing protein produces the protein MGRGRAKAKQTKVARQLKYHTPDTDLGALQRELGSGPSDGDDLNSVDEYGDSYDPYEEESGQRAANGR, from the coding sequence ATGGGGCGCGGCCGAGCTAAGGCCAAGCAGACAAAGGTGGCCCGGCAGCTGAAGTACCACACCCCTGATACCGACCTCGGGGCGCTTCAGCGCGAACTGGGGAGCGGTCCTTCCGATGGGGACGATCTCAACAGCGTGGACGAATACGGCGACTCGTACGACCCGTACGAGGAGGAGTCGGGGCAGCGCGCCGCCAACGGCCGCTGA